CAATCCCCCATACTTCATCTCTCCTTATAAATTGGTATTTTGTTGTTTTATAATTTGTGTCACATGATTCTATTTTATAATTGATGCTAAATATACTTTTATTTTATCATTAGCCAAATACCATCAATCACCAAAACATACATCATACAAAAAAGTAAAACTTGTACTAGTTCATTGATATTCTTCTTAAAAATATATTTATTTAACCCTCTATACAAACTTATATTTATAGTACAGTATATTTAAATCCAACTTCTTTTTCTTTATCAAACAGCCAATTATTTTGATATCACTTTAATCAATTTAGCTTCATTAATAACATCTGATTCTAATAAGTCAATATAGTATTCATCAATAATTATTGTAATTTCTCCACTATCTCCATATTCCTCTAACATATTAACCGCTTCATCATAATTACTGAACCTAAACCATAATGTACGCATATCACCTTTTGCTCTTGGTAAAACATCAGATAGCTTATCATCAATACTAAATGTTACAATATTACCCAAATAATAATCATCTTTGATAATGGAATACTTGCCAGTTAATTGCTTCTGTCCAGAGAACTGTATCTGCATTCCTTTGCGACTTGTAATATCTGTAACAATCATTTCATTAACATTATCTCCAACTTTAATTTTATTTCGATCAAATAATGATCTTCCCCATATCATTGATTCAATAAAGTTTATATTAAGTTCTACATCTTCTATAGTTGACATTAACTCATCAATTGCATCTTGAGGAAGGTCTTCTTCATTCTTATTTTTGCTATTTATGGTTTTTTCAACTTCTGAAATCTTATATTCAATTGATTCTAATCTTTTTATTATTTCTTCAGATTTTCTATTATTAATTTCCTCAATTTCACTAATCCTATTAGATAATACTGTAACTTCAGATGGCTTAGCTGTACATCCATTAATACTTATAACTACAACTGTAACAATGATTATTAAATACTTAGGATATTTCTTCATAATAAATCCTTTCTCTAATAGTCTTCTCTTCCTCTACTTATCTTCTTTATTCAACTCAAAATCTACCCAAATAGGTTTATCTTTATTTTTTTGAACTTCCCATAATTCCCAGAAAGCCTTCTCTTCAACCTGTTTTTCAGATATAAAATAAATCGTCTTGAGTTCACCGTTTGAATCCTCTTCAGTATCCATTCGAACGATATTATGCTGTGAATATGAATCTTCATTAAAGGATAATTGATAATAACCATTATAAGCTGCACCACCTGAGGCATGATAAGTTCCATCTCTTTTAATATCACTCATCTGTCTATGACTAAACTCATGACCAATTACTCTTCCATCATACTTTCTCAAAACTAATATAAATCCTGCTGATTTATCAATACTTCCTTCAATCACAATCTCTGGAACCTTATTATTATTCATATCTATAAAGCTAAAATGATTAGGTATAAACTTATATTCATCGTAGGATATATCATTTAGATAATATTCATTTTCAGATTCTGCTAATAAAAATTTAAAAGAAAAAGGCATTTCACTAAGAAGTACTTGACTATACATTTTACATAATTCAGCATCAAAATACTCTGAATCTAAATTATTCTCAATGTAATCATTTATCCTTTGACTTAAACTACTAGATTCACTATTTATGTTTTCTATGGGTTTTTCTATTGACTTTTCTATATGACTAGTTTCATTTACTTCGCCTTTCTCTTTTTCTATAATACTATTTGTTGAAGGACTATCTTCTACTGAAGCAGTTTTTATGATATTCCCTTTCCAAGCAACTAAAATAAGAAAGATGCTCAGTATAATAAATATTTTTTTCATTATAATTTCTCCCCTAATTGATTAATGTATCAAAAAAATTGTACTTACTTATTATTCGGTTTATATTCCGAATCTATAATAAAAATTATTACTTTACACATACCATTTTGTATTTGACATCTCTGAATGGTCACTCAGGTCTTTACCTTTCTCAGTAAAGGTTCATCATCCCATATTTGTACCTCTATATATCTTTCAGGACCAAATGCACCATCTTGATTCCAATCCTGAGGCAACCCATATTTCTCCATAATCTTTATTATTTCATTAAAGGTATATATTTGTTTTCTATATTCCTTATTATCAGTAACACGTGGACTAAAAGTAGGAAACATATCTCCATATGAAAATGAAATAGTATCTAAATCAAATTGAGACAAATGGATTCTTATGTATTCACCTTCATTATACCAAGTTTGAAGCCAATCACATTTACCAACAACCATATAATGTGGTGATTTTCTAACTGGCTTTCCACCTTTGGAAATAAATATTTCTCTAGCCATTTGTTCTAACTCTTTTCTTCTCTCAAGATATCCTTTATATCTATGAACCGCCATGACTTTATTCTCTTGCTTTATTCTATCTAGTATCTTTTGAGCTTGTGGTATGTCTAAATCTGATAAGTTTAAGAAAGGTCCTCTGTCTTTTTCATAATAATGATATAAATACTTAATACTTTTATCCTTTTCCATAGATTTTACCCCTTACTAATTATTGCGGTTATACTTAGCCCCTACTGCTAATACCTTGTTTCTTTATACATTTTTGTTAACTTTCAACTTGATATGCAAATGGTAAAAGTTCTTTTGCAGACACCTTGCAAATACCATTTTCATATTCAACAATCACTTGACACTGTGGCGCATAATCAGAAAGCATTTGCCTGCAATTACCACATGGGTGTAAAATTAATCTTTTTCATCTAATTTTTGCATTCTAATTTCCTCCAATTGACCATATAACCTTTAATAATTATTACTTATATTTTTAATGAATTCAACTATTTCAGATACCACAATTTCTTTGTGTGACCAGTGAAGATAGTGTTTAGAATCTATTATTGTTCTCTGAGTGCTATCATTTGACCAATTTAATAATTCCAGCTGTACTTTCTCCCATTCATTCCCACTATCAGATGAGAGTATGAGTAAAGGAATATCTTGTAAATATCCATTATCAATAACTATCTTAGCATTTTCGTTTATATGTTTTAGTACATCAAGATTACTATTATTACCTATAAACTTATAATACATTGCTTCGTCAATATTCTTAATATCTTCTGGAAGTGATTCATATCTTATGTTCTCACCTATAAATGGTAGTTTAATACCAATATTGCCCAAAGCCCTATTTATACCAGTTACTCTTAAAATAGCACTGAATCTGTTTAGTATTAATGATTTAATTTCTAAATCATTTACATAATATTGGGGACTTCCACCATCCAATAAAATTATGCCTTGAATTTCATCAGGATACACTTGAGCATATCTTATTGCTTCTAATGAAGCAAGAGAGTGGGCAACTAAAATATATGGTGGTGATTCATTCGATTTATTAAATAACTCGTGTAAATCACTCACCAAATTGTCAACTGTTCTAGGCGAATCAGTACTTTTGCTCCATCCAAATCCAGCATGGTCAAAACTAAGGGTTTTAGCATATTGTTGTAGCTCATTTTGCAAATAATAGAAATCAGTATAAGAGTTTGGTGTACCTGAACCTGAAATAAATACTATTGTATTATTACCATTACCCAATCTATATAAATGCATATCATGTGAATTTATATCAAGCACTTCTCCAACAGGTGTATACATTTTCATTTCTTTTGCTTCCATAATAACTTGCCAAATCCCACCTATGATTAATAATATGGAAAATGATATACCAATTTTAGCAATATTTCTTTTATAAGTTCTCTTTTTTTTGTGTATTTTCATATTCCAGCCTTCCTATAACATGATGACTTATGAAGTGCATTATTCTCGACATTTACTTTAGATGCATAATATCCTTATAGATTGTATCCACTATTTTATTTAAACTTAATTCCTCATGTAATAATACTTCAGGAATAATATCTAATAAATCTTTTTCGTTCCACCATTCTTTCATTTCTTTTTCTCCAAATTCATGGGCATTAGGCTTTTGTTGATGTCTATTTAAAGTTTCTTCAAAAGGTATATCAAAGTAATATGCAAAGATTTTATCTTTGAATACATTATGTAAATTTTCAAATAAATTTTTATACCACTTTGAATTTAAAATACCTTCTAATATAATTATATTACAATTGTTTTTTCCATATAGCGCAAGTTCAAATAATAACTGGCTAGCTTCTGTATCAGGTCCATCTTTTACATATAGCATTTCTCTTCTAACTACATCTTGTGAAATTAGCATTGTACCATGTCCAAATTTTCTTTGTAAAGCTTTACCAGTCGTAGTCTTACCACTTCCTGAATTACCTCTCAGTATTATCAACTTCGCCTCTCTATCCATAAAATATCATCCTTTTTAATTGACAAACCATTATTTATCTACATATGATTATCCTTGCTTTGCACTTATTATTATATCATTAGTGTATAGAATATTTTTACCAAAGTATATATATCACTAGTAATCCATACTTTTTCTTGCCTACCTCTTATAATTTATTCATGTCAGCATATGATATCATTCCGCCATCCATCATATAAAGCTTACTATCCTTCATAGTCATATTCCAAGTTGCTTTATTAATTGTTTTATATAAAGAGTGATTAGAAATATCCCAAATTTTTGTTTCACCACAAGGAACGCTTGCTGTAATCATAAAATTTTTCCATTTACCTACTAAATAAAACATTTTTTTATGACAGTTTTTATATTTATCAATACATTCAATAGTTTTTCTATCTATAATTCCAAGTGATAAATCCTGTGACCCAGTATATATATATTCTTTTGTGAGTAACATACTTTTTAGA
The window above is part of the Vallitalea guaymasensis genome. Proteins encoded here:
- a CDS encoding alpha/beta fold hydrolase — its product is MKIHKKKRTYKRNIAKIGISFSILLIIGGIWQVIMEAKEMKMYTPVGEVLDINSHDMHLYRLGNGNNTIVFISGSGTPNSYTDFYYLQNELQQYAKTLSFDHAGFGWSKSTDSPRTVDNLVSDLHELFNKSNESPPYILVAHSLASLEAIRYAQVYPDEIQGIILLDGGSPQYYVNDLEIKSLILNRFSAILRVTGINRALGNIGIKLPFIGENIRYESLPEDIKNIDEAMYYKFIGNNSNLDVLKHINENAKIVIDNGYLQDIPLLILSSDSGNEWEKVQLELLNWSNDSTQRTIIDSKHYLHWSHKEIVVSEIVEFIKNISNNY
- a CDS encoding kinase, with the protein product MDREAKLIILRGNSGSGKTTTGKALQRKFGHGTMLISQDVVRREMLYVKDGPDTEASQLLFELALYGKNNCNIIILEGILNSKWYKNLFENLHNVFKDKIFAYYFDIPFEETLNRHQQKPNAHEFGEKEMKEWWNEKDLLDIIPEVLLHEELSLNKIVDTIYKDIMHLK